The proteins below are encoded in one region of Lytechinus pictus isolate F3 Inbred chromosome 11, Lp3.0, whole genome shotgun sequence:
- the LOC129271062 gene encoding PAT complex subunit Asterix-like yields the protein MSNNTANSSSDVKRPNKIKKYTPPDENSASDDPTADYMNLLGMVFSMFGLMMKMKWCAWMAVFCSFISFSNSRVNEDGKQMFSSFMLSISAVVMSYLQNPAPMTLPWQ from the exons atgtcaaataataCTGCGAACAGTTCATCAGATGTGAAAAGACCGAACAAGATTAAGAA GTATACTCCACCTGATGAGAATAGTGCATCTGATGATCCTACTGCAGACTACATGAATCTCTTGGGCATGGTGTTCAGTATGTTTGGACTTATGATGAAG ATGAAATGGTGTGCTTGGATGGCAGTCTTCTGCTCCTTTATCAGCTTCTCAAATTCCAGAGTCAACGAGGATGGAAAACAAATGTTCAGTAGTTTTAT GTTATCAATTTCAGCTGTTGTGATGTCGTACTTACAGAATCCAGCACCGATgacgttaccatggcaataa